Proteins from one Desulfonema limicola genomic window:
- the rfbF gene encoding glucose-1-phosphate cytidylyltransferase, giving the protein MKVVILAGGFGTRLSEETEVKPKPMVEIGGKPILWHIMNIYSHYGFNDFIICLGYKGYVIKEYFANYFLHHCDVTFDFTDSSNRIIHNRRAEAWKVTLVDTGLNTMTGGRVKRVKEYIGNETFMLTYGDGVGDIPVDNLLEFHKKHGKLATVTAVQPSGRFGALNLDDDSNVSSFQEKPRGDGSWINGGFFVLEPDVFKYINGDETIWEKEPLENLAGSGNLKAFKHEGFWKPMDTLRDKNQLDSLWNEGKAPWKIWKNGYDNV; this is encoded by the coding sequence ATGAAAGTCGTTATTCTTGCTGGCGGTTTTGGAACCCGTTTAAGTGAAGAAACTGAAGTCAAACCCAAACCAATGGTGGAAATCGGAGGAAAACCCATTCTCTGGCATATTATGAATATTTATTCTCATTATGGCTTTAATGACTTTATTATCTGTCTTGGGTACAAAGGTTATGTGATTAAAGAGTATTTTGCAAATTATTTCCTCCATCACTGCGATGTAACATTTGATTTCACAGACAGCAGTAACAGGATCATTCATAACCGCAGAGCCGAAGCCTGGAAAGTAACCCTTGTGGATACCGGCTTGAATACAATGACCGGCGGCAGAGTCAAACGGGTAAAAGAATATATAGGAAATGAGACATTTATGCTGACATATGGTGATGGAGTTGGAGATATTCCTGTTGATAATCTGTTAGAGTTTCATAAAAAACATGGTAAACTTGCAACTGTAACTGCGGTTCAGCCTTCAGGCCGGTTTGGTGCGCTAAATCTGGATGATGACAGCAATGTTTCAAGTTTTCAGGAAAAACCCAGGGGAGACGGTTCCTGGATTAATGGCGGCTTTTTTGTTCTTGAACCTGATGTTTTTAAATATATCAATGGTGATGAGACAATATGGGAAAAAGAGCCTCTTGAAAATCTGGCAGGATCGGGCAATTTAAAAGCCTTTAAACATGAAGGGTTCTGGAAACCAATGGATACGCTAAGGGATAAAAATCAACTGGACTCTTTATGGAATGAGGGAAAAGCCCCCTGGAAAATCTGGAAAAACGGTTATGATAATGTTTAA